Genomic DNA from Vagococcus luciliae:
TGAAAGCAACAAAAGGAAAAGCAAATCCAGGAGTCGTGAACAAATTACTAAAAGAGGAATTATTGAAACGTTAAATTGACAACGTTCGATATGAAGGAGCAAGTTAAATGAGAGCAAGATTAATTTATAATCCAACATCTGGAAAAGAGTTGTTAAAACGAAATTTAGCAGATATTTTAATGGTACTTGAAAAAGCTGGATATGAAGCGAGTGCCTTTGCAACAACACCTGATCCTTTCTCAGCTAAAAAAGAAGCTACAAGAGCTGCAAATGCGGGGTTCGATTTAATTGTCGCAGCAGGGGGTGATGGTACGATTAATGAAGTCATTAATGGAATCGCCCCTCTTGAGAAACGACCTAAATTAGCGATTATCCCTGGTGGTACAACAAATGACTTTGCTCGTGCGTTGCAAATTCCACGTGATAATGTCGTAAAAGCAGCTGAGGTCATTTTAAAAAATCAAACCATTAAATCAGATATTGGAAAAGCAGGAAACACTTATTTTATGAATATTGCAGCAGGTGGTTACTTGACTGAATTAACCTATGAAGTACCATCTCATCTAAAAAGTGTTTTTGGCTATCTTGCCTATTTAGCAAAAGGAGCAGAGATGTTACCGCGAGTGAAACCTATTAAAATGCGTCTAAAATATGACGATGGTGAGTTCGACGGGAAAGCATCGATGTTCTTCTTAGGGCTAACCAATTCAGTTGGTGGCTTTGAACAAATTGTTCCCGATGCTCAATTAGATGATGGAAAATTTTCGCTTATTATTGTTAAAACAGCCAATGTATTAGAAATTATGCATTTGGTGGCTTTAATGCTAAATGGCGGAAAACACATTGACGACCCTAGAATTGAATACATCAAAACCTCTAAGTTATATGCTGAAGCATTTGATGAGGATTATCGCATGATGATTAACTTAGATGGTGAATATGGTGGTGATGCACCAATGGAATTTATAAATTACAAACAACACATAGAAATTTATGCTAATTTGGATGCAATACCTGACTCGGCTATTTCAATTGAAGAAGAAGAAGCGTCTGATCGATTTATCGAACAAGTCGAACAACTCACTCAAGAAGACATTAATGAAGATGGCAATATTTTTGGCAATAAAGAGTAGTACGTGCACTGTTTAAAATAGAAAGAGGATTTTATGAAAAAAGAAAAAATCGAAGCACCAGTGAAAAAGAATGAGCGTTTAGTTGTTGATATTATTGATATGACGTATGATGGACGAGGCGTGGCAAAAGTGGATGGTTTCCCCATTTTTGTTGAAGAAGGCATTACAGGCGAGCGAGTAAAAATTCATGTGATGAAAGTCATGAAAAAATTTGCATTTGCGAAAATTATGACGTGGGAAACAACAAGTGAAAACCGTGTTGAAGCAGTGGAAAAGGACTTAATTCGTACAGGAATTGCCCCACTACACCATATGAGCTACAATGCACAATTAGATTTTAAGAAAAATCAAGTAACTCAAGCGATGAAACGAATTGGTGGTTTTGAAGAGTTAAACGTTGCGGATGTTTTAGGAATGGAGCCCCCATTTGCTTACCGAAATAAAGCACAAATCCCAGTACGTATGATTGGTGCTGAAATTGAACTTGGATTCTTTAGAAAAAATAGTCATGATTTAATTGTGGTTGAAGACTTTTTAATTCAAGATAAAATGATTGATGAGATTTTATTATTCTTGAAAGAAAGATTAAGAAAATACTCAATTAAACCATATGATGAAAGTCAACATTCAGGACATCTGAAAAGCATTGTCATTCGCAAAGGACATTACTCAAATGAAGTGATGGTAACTTTTGTGACACGTAAAAAGAAAATTTTTTACTTGCATGATATTGTGACTGAACTTGTGGCAGCTTATCCAAACGTAGTATCAGTGATGCAAAATATCCAACCAAATGTGACAAACAAAGTCTTAGACGAGCGTTTGAATGTTTTATATGGTAAAGATAGCATTAGTGACGAGTTATTAGGTAAGACATATCATATCTCTGCTCAATCATTCTACCAAGTAAACACTGAGCAAGCTGAAAATCTTTATAAAAAAGCCATTGAGTTAGCTGATTTGAAAAAAGATGATGTGGTTCTTGATGCGTATTGTGGTATTGGAACAATTGGGCTGAGCATGGCTAACAAAGTGAAAAAAGTGTACGGTGTTGAAATCGTGCCAGAAGCGATTGAAGATGCGATTCATAACGCAGAAATTAATGACATTACAAATGTTGAGTTTAAAGCCGGAGCAGCTGATAAAGTTTTGAAAAATTGGACAGCAGATGGCATTAAGTTTGATGTGATTGTCGTTGACCCACCAAGAAAAGGGTTAACAGAAGATTTCATCAAACAATCAGTTGAATTAGAACCAGAAAAAATTGTTTACATTTCATGTGATCCAAGTACGATGGCACGTGATATGAAACTGTTTGCTAGTTTAGGCTATACAAGTGATACTGTTTATCCAGTCGATATGTTCCCGCAAACGACACATATTGAGTGTGTGACAGTGTTAAAGAGAAAATCATAACGAAAAAAGACAAGTAAAAAACTTTACTTGTCTTTTTATATTTTATAAAAGATAGAAATCACTATTAAAAAAGGCGAAACACGAACATTTTAAACTAAAAAATGACAAAATATAAATAAATGTTTGCTATTTTTTAATATTCGCTTTATAATCAATTTTGTTAAAGTTATTAACGAACAAAATATATAATGGAAGGTGTAATGTTAGGAAATGGAAAAGTTTTTTAAGTTAAAAGAAAATAATACAACTGTTTCAACAGAAATTATGGCAGGAGTTACAACATTTTTCGCAATGAGTTATATCTTATTTGTGAATCCAACAATTTTATCATTATCAGGAATGCCATTTCAAGCAGTTTTTTTAGCAACTATTATCGCATCTGCAATAGGAACTCTAATAATGGGATTGTTTGCAAATGTTCCATATGCTCAAGCCCCAGGTATGGGATTAAATGCTTTTTTCACTTTTACAGTTGTGATGGGCTTAGGTTATTCATGGGAACAAGGTTTAGCAATGGTTTTCTTATGCGGTATTATTAACATCATCATTACAATTACAAAATTAAGAAAATTAATTATTCAATCCATTCCTGAAAGTTTACAACATGCTATTGGTGGAGGAATAGGAATTTTTATTGCATATGTTGGAATTAAAAATGCAGGATTTTTACACTTTACGTCAGATGAGAGCGCAATTGTTTCATCAGTTGTTGATGGTGATAAAGCAACAAATGTTGTATCAAATGGAGGAATTGTCCCAGCGTTAGCGAATTTTAGTAATCCTGCTATTATCTTAGCCTTAATTGGATTAATTATTACAACTATTTTAGTGATAAAAAATGTAAAAGGTGCTATCTTAATAGGTATTGTTATTACAACGATTATTTCAATTCCAATGGGTGTAGTTGATTTAGGTACTATTAATTTTCAACAAAATTCATTAGGAAACTCAATTAAAGAATTGGGTACAACATTTGGTGCAGCGTTTGGTCCGAATGGTATGACATCACTATTTTCTGATGCGTCAAAAATTCCACAAGTATTATTAACAGTCTTAGCTTTTAGTTTGTCTGATATTTTTGATACTATTGGCACCTTTATAGGAACTGGTCGTCGTACTGGTATTTTTTCTAAGGAAGAAGAAGAGTCTGTTATGACTAGTCGAGGAATTCATTCGAAAATGGATAAAGCATTGTTTGCAGACGCTATTGCTACAACTGCAGGTGCTGTAGTAGGAACAAGTAACGTGACAACCTATGTTGAAAGTGCAGCAGGTATTGGTGCAGGTGGTAGAACGGGGTTAACATCTGTTGTTGTTGCAGCAATGTTCTTATTGAGTAGCTTTTTATCCCCAGTTGTAGGAGCTGTTCCAACACAAGCAACTGCGCCAGCATTAATTTTGGTTGGTGTGATGATGATGGCATCATTTAAAGAAATTGAGTGGACAAATTTAGAAGATGCCATTCCAGCCTTCTTTACTTCAATTTTTATGGGACTAGCTTATAGTATTTCTTATGGTATTGCTGCTGGTTTTATATTTTTTGTGTTGATCAAAGTAGTTAAAGGAAAAGTAAAAGAAATTTCTCCAGTTTTATGGATCGTTACTGGACTATTCATTATAAACTTTATTGTTTTAGCAACATTGTAATAAGTATTAAATAAAAAGAATAAAACGTATCTGATTAGTAATTATTTCAGGTGCGTTTTTTTATGTAAAAAATTTATTAAATTGTTAAAAAAATAATTTCTAGGTTTTCAGATTATAAACCTATGTTATAATAAGAAAAGTATCATAAAGCAAGTATTTGGGGGGATTATTAATAGTATAAATACTTATAAAAAAATGAAGGGGGAGGAGCAAGGTGATATTAACTGGAACAAGCTTGTTCAGACCTGAGATTTGGCAAAATTTACTCAACAAGTATTTAACTTTGAGTGTTTTGGTTCATGTAGTAGATATATTAGTCGTTTGGTATGTTGTTTATAAGTTGTTAATGCTATTAAATGACACAAAAGCCATCCAAGTTTTTAAGGGAATCGCAGTGATTATCATTGTAAGAATCGTTAGTGATTTTTTAGGTTTAAATACCGTTTCATGGCTAATGAATCAGGTGATTACTTATGGTGTTGTTGCAGCAATTGTTATTTTTCAACCAGAAGTTAGACGAGGGCTAGAACATCTTGGTAGAGGTGCTGCCTTAACACATTCTAACAGACAAAAAAATATGCAACAGTCTTTTATAACAGCTTTAGATGAAGCTCTACAGTATATGTCTAAACGGAAAATTGGTGCGTTGATTACTATTCAACGAAATGATAATTTAATTGATATTATTGAAAGTGGTATTCCACTTGATGCAGATATTTCTAGTCAGTTATTAATTAATATTTTTATTCCAAATACTCCATTACATGATGGTGCAGTGATTATTAAAGACAATAAAATAGCATCCGCTTCAAGTTATTTACCTCTGTCTGAGAGTAATAAAATTCCCAAAGAGTTTGGAACCAGACATCGTGCTGCAATTGGTGTCAGTGAAACATCTGATGCCTTAACACTTGTTGTATCAGAAGAAACAGGAGAGGTTAGTATTACACACAATAAAACATTTCTACCTGGACTTCAACGAGAAGCGTATCTGGAAGTGTTAAAACAAGAATTATCTGATTCTAATGAAGAAGAGTCACAATCAGGTATTGCTTTGTTTATTGAAGACGTAAAAAAAAGCTTTAAAAAAGGAGGCAAAAAAGATGAAAAATGATAGTAGATCACCTTGGTTTATTCGAATTTTATCTCTCTTTTTTGCTATTCTATTATATTATAATGCTAATTCGTTTGTTATTTCGAATAAAACTGTTACGGGAACGATGAAAGAATTGCAAGCAACAGCTGAAAATGTACCTGTCAATGTAACGTATAATCAAGATAAATACTTTATTTCTGGTTATCAAGAAACCGTTTCTGTTGATTTAACAAGTAATAATAAAATTTTACTTGATAAAGAATCAAATGCTGAGACAAGAGGATTTTCCGTTGTCATGGACTTAACTAAATATAATGTAGGAACACATGAGGTGCCTTTAGAGGTAGTTGGGTTGCCTAATTCTGTTAAGGGAACTATTAAGCCAAGTAAACTATCAGTAACGATAGAAAATAAAGATAGTAATACATTCAAAGTGGAACCGGCAATTGATAATAAAATTTATCAAGAGGGTTACTCAACAAATGAAGCAACAATTGACCCGATGACTGTAAAAGTAAGTGGTTCAGAAGCATCTGTCAAAGAAGTAGACAGAGTTATTGCAGGTGTGAGTGATAAAACAAATGTGACAAGCAATTTTTCTGAAAGAGTCAAACCTTATGCAGTCAATAAATCTGGCGAGCCCCTTGATGTAAAAATTGAACCTGAAACAGTTAGTGTGAATGTAAAAGTAACAGTTCCAAGCAAACGAGTAAAAGTTACACCTGTTCAGTCAGGAACGATATCTAAAGGGATAAAAGATTTTACCTTTACTATTAAAGATGACATGGTTGATATTGAAGGTCCTAAAGAAGTACTAGATGAAATAAACGGCATTGAACTAAAAATTGATACAAGTAATATTAAAGAAACGGTAACTAGCTCATATGCTGTTGTTGTTCCAAATGGAGTGAAAGTTATTCCAGAAACTGTCTCAGTGACGGTTAAACCAAATGAAGTAAAAACATCAACAAGTGATAGTTCGAGTAAATAAAATAAAAGAATAAATTGTAAATTGAGTTAGGAGATAAAAAAATGGGTAAATATTTTGGAACTGATGGTGTTAGAGGGATAGCTAATAAAGAATTGACACCAGAGTTAGCATTTAAAATCGGACGGTGTGGAGGGCATGTTTTATGTCAACATAGCCATTTGACAGAAGGAAAACCACAGGTATTAGTAGGAAGAGATACACGAATTTCTGGGCAGTTATTAGAGCAAGCATTAATTTCTGGACTGTTATCAGTTGGAATCGAAGTATTACAACTTGGCGTTATTTCAACTCCTGGTGTGGCTTATTTAACAAGAACACAAAAAGCAGCTGCTGGTGTTATGATTTCAGCATCACATAATCCTGCTGAAGATAATGGGATTAAATTCTTTGGTCCTGATGGCTTCAAATTATCTGATGAAGAGGAAGAAGAGATTGAGGTATTATTAGATGCGGAAACCGATTTATTACCTCGTCCATCAGCTTTAGGGTTAGGAACATTGAATATCTACCGTGAGGGTTCTCAAAAATATATTGAATTCTTGAAAAAAACTGTATCTGAATCGTTGAATGGATTAACAGTTTGTCTAGATGGAGCAAATGGAGCAACTAGTCCATTAATTAATCAATTATTTGCTGATTTAGATACTGATTTCTATACAATGGGAGTAAGGCCAGATGGATTAAATATTAATGACGGTGTAGGATCGACTCATCCTGAAGAATTAGCTAAATTTGTCGTTGAAAAAGAAGCAGACTTAGGATTGGCATTTGATGGTGATGGTGATCGCGTGATAGCAGTTGATGAAAATGGTCAAATTGTTGATGGAGATAAAATTTTATATATTTGTGGAAAATACCTTTCAGCAAATGATGAATTGAACAAAAATACGATTGTTGCGACAGTTATGAGTAATTTAGGCTTTCATAAAGCAGTTGAAGAGGCTGGATTGACAGCTGTAACAACTCAAGTAGGAGATCGTTATGTTGTAGAAGAAATGAGAAAATCTGGTTACAATCTTGGCGGAGAACAATCTGGACATATTGTTTTCTTACAACATAATACAACTGGTGATGGTCTATTATCTGGTATTCAACTAATGCAAGTGATGAAATCTTCCGGTAAAAAATTATCAGAACTAGTAGCAGATATTGAAGAATATCCTCAAAAATTAGTGAATATAAAAGTGTCAGATAAATATGGTGCAATGGACGTTCCAGCAATTAAAGCAATTATTGAAGAAGTAGAAGGTGAAATGGACGGCGATGGTCGTGTCTTAGTAAGACCTTCAGGAACTGAACCACTATTACGTGTGATGGCCGAAGCACCAACAGAAGAAAAAGTAAATTATTATGTAGAAAAAATTGCGAATGTTGTGATTCAAGAAATAGGAATTTAAGGTTTCCATAAAAATGATGTTATTCAGAGATGATAACATCATTTTTTCTTTGTCTATACCAAAATGTTATAAAAAGAAAGATAAATTTATTTTAATATTGACTGAAAGCTTATTAAAGGTTATTATAATCTTGTTTCTATTTTTTATTACTATTTAAGGTATCTATACCAATTTAGCGCCAGACCTTTTTAGGTGACGAGGAATGAGTTTATCGAAAATTCGGCGGGTGGCTCATAGGGTTTGCACTCTTAGGATAAAGACAAAATAACAAGGGAACTTGTTTGACAAAACTTTATTCATGCAAAAAAATAGAAACAACTATTTTAAAAGAAAGTTGGAAATATGAATGTGTGGAATAGTTGGAGTAATCGGAAATAACCGAGCGAAAGATATCCTGTTAACAGGATTAGAAAAATTAGAATATAGAGGCTATGACTCAGCGGGAATTATGGTGGCTGATGACACGGAAGCTTATCTTGTTAAAACACCAGGTCGTGTGAGTGAATTAAAAGCTTTAGCTAATAGCGTTCCTGAAGGCCATATTGGAATTGGTCATACACGTTGGGCAACACATGGTGTACCAAATACAGAAAATGCACACCCACATCAATCAACAAGTGGGAAATTCTGTTTAGTACATAATGGTGTGATTGAAAATTATTTGGATTTAAAAACTGATTATTTAAGCGATATTGCGTTAAAAGGTGATACTGATAGTGAGATTGTAGTTGAATT
This window encodes:
- a CDS encoding diacylglycerol kinase; translation: MRARLIYNPTSGKELLKRNLADILMVLEKAGYEASAFATTPDPFSAKKEATRAANAGFDLIVAAGGDGTINEVINGIAPLEKRPKLAIIPGGTTNDFARALQIPRDNVVKAAEVILKNQTIKSDIGKAGNTYFMNIAAGGYLTELTYEVPSHLKSVFGYLAYLAKGAEMLPRVKPIKMRLKYDDGEFDGKASMFFLGLTNSVGGFEQIVPDAQLDDGKFSLIIVKTANVLEIMHLVALMLNGGKHIDDPRIEYIKTSKLYAEAFDEDYRMMINLDGEYGGDAPMEFINYKQHIEIYANLDAIPDSAISIEEEEASDRFIEQVEQLTQEDINEDGNIFGNKE
- the rlmD gene encoding 23S rRNA (uracil(1939)-C(5))-methyltransferase RlmD, encoding MKKEKIEAPVKKNERLVVDIIDMTYDGRGVAKVDGFPIFVEEGITGERVKIHVMKVMKKFAFAKIMTWETTSENRVEAVEKDLIRTGIAPLHHMSYNAQLDFKKNQVTQAMKRIGGFEELNVADVLGMEPPFAYRNKAQIPVRMIGAEIELGFFRKNSHDLIVVEDFLIQDKMIDEILLFLKERLRKYSIKPYDESQHSGHLKSIVIRKGHYSNEVMVTFVTRKKKIFYLHDIVTELVAAYPNVVSVMQNIQPNVTNKVLDERLNVLYGKDSISDELLGKTYHISAQSFYQVNTEQAENLYKKAIELADLKKDDVVLDAYCGIGTIGLSMANKVKKVYGVEIVPEAIEDAIHNAEINDITNVEFKAGAADKVLKNWTADGIKFDVIVVDPPRKGLTEDFIKQSVELEPEKIVYISCDPSTMARDMKLFASLGYTSDTVYPVDMFPQTTHIECVTVLKRKS
- a CDS encoding NCS2 family permease — its product is MEKFFKLKENNTTVSTEIMAGVTTFFAMSYILFVNPTILSLSGMPFQAVFLATIIASAIGTLIMGLFANVPYAQAPGMGLNAFFTFTVVMGLGYSWEQGLAMVFLCGIINIIITITKLRKLIIQSIPESLQHAIGGGIGIFIAYVGIKNAGFLHFTSDESAIVSSVVDGDKATNVVSNGGIVPALANFSNPAIILALIGLIITTILVIKNVKGAILIGIVITTIISIPMGVVDLGTINFQQNSLGNSIKELGTTFGAAFGPNGMTSLFSDASKIPQVLLTVLAFSLSDIFDTIGTFIGTGRRTGIFSKEEEESVMTSRGIHSKMDKALFADAIATTAGAVVGTSNVTTYVESAAGIGAGGRTGLTSVVVAAMFLLSSFLSPVVGAVPTQATAPALILVGVMMMASFKEIEWTNLEDAIPAFFTSIFMGLAYSISYGIAAGFIFFVLIKVVKGKVKEISPVLWIVTGLFIINFIVLATL
- the cdaA gene encoding diadenylate cyclase CdaA, which produces MILTGTSLFRPEIWQNLLNKYLTLSVLVHVVDILVVWYVVYKLLMLLNDTKAIQVFKGIAVIIIVRIVSDFLGLNTVSWLMNQVITYGVVAAIVIFQPEVRRGLEHLGRGAALTHSNRQKNMQQSFITALDEALQYMSKRKIGALITIQRNDNLIDIIESGIPLDADISSQLLINIFIPNTPLHDGAVIIKDNKIASASSYLPLSESNKIPKEFGTRHRAAIGVSETSDALTLVVSEETGEVSITHNKTFLPGLQREAYLEVLKQELSDSNEEESQSGIALFIEDVKKSFKKGGKKDEK
- a CDS encoding CdaR family protein — translated: MKNDSRSPWFIRILSLFFAILLYYNANSFVISNKTVTGTMKELQATAENVPVNVTYNQDKYFISGYQETVSVDLTSNNKILLDKESNAETRGFSVVMDLTKYNVGTHEVPLEVVGLPNSVKGTIKPSKLSVTIENKDSNTFKVEPAIDNKIYQEGYSTNEATIDPMTVKVSGSEASVKEVDRVIAGVSDKTNVTSNFSERVKPYAVNKSGEPLDVKIEPETVSVNVKVTVPSKRVKVTPVQSGTISKGIKDFTFTIKDDMVDIEGPKEVLDEINGIELKIDTSNIKETVTSSYAVVVPNGVKVIPETVSVTVKPNEVKTSTSDSSSK
- the glmM gene encoding phosphoglucosamine mutase, translated to MGKYFGTDGVRGIANKELTPELAFKIGRCGGHVLCQHSHLTEGKPQVLVGRDTRISGQLLEQALISGLLSVGIEVLQLGVISTPGVAYLTRTQKAAAGVMISASHNPAEDNGIKFFGPDGFKLSDEEEEEIEVLLDAETDLLPRPSALGLGTLNIYREGSQKYIEFLKKTVSESLNGLTVCLDGANGATSPLINQLFADLDTDFYTMGVRPDGLNINDGVGSTHPEELAKFVVEKEADLGLAFDGDGDRVIAVDENGQIVDGDKILYICGKYLSANDELNKNTIVATVMSNLGFHKAVEEAGLTAVTTQVGDRYVVEEMRKSGYNLGGEQSGHIVFLQHNTTGDGLLSGIQLMQVMKSSGKKLSELVADIEEYPQKLVNIKVSDKYGAMDVPAIKAIIEEVEGEMDGDGRVLVRPSGTEPLLRVMAEAPTEEKVNYYVEKIANVVIQEIGI